In Raphanus sativus cultivar WK10039 unplaced genomic scaffold, ASM80110v3 Scaffold1423, whole genome shotgun sequence, a single window of DNA contains:
- the LOC108848584 gene encoding alkaline ceramidase, giving the protein MADGISSFWGPVTSTIECCEKNYAYSSYIAEFYNTISNVPGILLALIGLVNALRQRFEKRFSILHISNMILAIGSMLYHATLQHVQQQSDETPMVWEILLYMYILYSPDWHYRSTMPTFLFLYGAAFAAVHAFLRFGIGFKVHYVVLCLLCIPRMYKYYIHTEDTAAKRIAKWYVATILVGSVCWFCDRVFCERISQWPVNPQGHALWHVFMSFNSYCANTFLMFCRAQQRGWNPKVKYFLGVLPYVKIEKPKTQ; this is encoded by the exons ATGGCAGATGGGATATCGAGCTTCTGGGGTCCGGTGACTTCCACCATAGAGTGTTGTGAGAAGAACTACGCCTACTCCTCTTACATTGCAGAGTTCTACAACACCATCTCCAACGTCCCTGGGATCCTCTTGGCTCTCATCGGTCTCGTCAACGCCTTAAGGCAACGGTTCGAGAAGAGGTTCAGCATCCTCCACATTTCCAACATGATCCTCGCTATCGGCAGCATGCTCTACCATGCCACTTTGCAGCACGT GCAACAGCAGAGCGATGAGACGCCGATGGTGTGGGAGATACTTCTCTACATGTACATCCTTTACTCGCCGGACTGGCATTACAGAAGCACCATGCCCACTTTTCTCTTCCTCTACGGTGCTGCTTTCGCTGCTGTCCACGCTTTCCTCAGGTTTGGGATCGGTTTCAAGGTCCACTACGTGGTCCTTTGCCTTCTCTGCATCCCTCGGATGTACAAGTACTACATTCACACCGAGGATACCGCGGCTAAAAGGATTGCCAAGTGGTATGTCGCCACGATTCTTGTGGGGAGTGTTTGCTGGTTCTGTGACCGTGTTTTCTGCGAGAGGATATCTCAGTGGCCTGTGAACCCTCAGGGGCATGCCCTGTGGCATGTGTTCATGAGTTTCAACTCCTACTGTGCCAACACGTTCTTGATGTTCTGTCGAGCTCAGCAGCGTGGATGGAATCCGAAGGTGAAGTACTTTCTGGGAGTTCTTCCTTACGTCAAGATCGAGAAGCCAAAAACTCAATGA
- the LOC108851969 gene encoding uncharacterized protein LOC108851969 isoform X1: MEGVGGGRLGRSSTRYGGPATVFTGPVRKWKKKWVHVSPSAKKHNNHSSSAANGSSSQLLLFKWAPLSQNNEEEDGQSESLSPSEDSALDPPRRRRFKFVPIALLEEQKNQVTETEDDDKVEEEEEDEKAEEEEKKEIEQDASAAEPSEKKAQIEEKPDMNDVPMEDNQQEEEKTVRQDLNESSKDSGLNLNANDVDVDSENNSKGAEPLEE; the protein is encoded by the exons ATGGAAGGAGTAGGAGGAGGACGGTTAGGAAGATCCTCGACTCGTTACGGAGGACCGGCGACGGTGTTCACAGGGCCGGTGAggaagtggaagaagaagtgggtTCACGTCTCTCCCTCCGCCAAGAAACACAACAATCACTCCTCCTCCGCTGCTAATGGATCATCATCGCAGTTGCTTCTCTTCAAGTGGGCGCCATTGTCTCagaacaacgaagaagaagatggtcaAAGCGAGAGTCTTTCTCCGAGCGAGGACTCCGCACTAGATCCTCCGCGGCGGCGCAGATTCAAATTCGTTCCG ATCGCACTACTTGAAGAGCAGAAGAACCAAGTTACAGAAACTGAGGATGATGATaaggttgaagaagaagaagaagacgaaaaggctgaggaagaggagaagaaagaaattGAGCAAGACGCAAGTGCAGCAGAGCCAAGCGAGAAGAAAGCACAAATTGAGGAAAAACCAGACATGAATGATGTTCCTATGGAAGATAATCAG CAGGAGGAAGAAAAAACAGTGCGACAAGATCTGAACGAAAGCAGTAAGGATTCGGGACTCAACTTGAACGCAAACGATGTAGATGTAGATTCTGAAAACAATTCCAAAGGGGCCGAGCCATTAGAAGAGTGA
- the LOC108851969 gene encoding uncharacterized protein LOC108851969 isoform X2 translates to MEGVGGGRLGRSSTRYGGPATVFTGPVRKWKKKWVHVSPSAKKHNNHSSSAANGSSSQLLLFKWAPLSQNNEEEDGQSESLSPSEDSALDPPRRRRFKFVPIALLEEQKNQVTETEDDDKVEEEEEDEKAEEEEKKEIEQDASAAEPSEKKAQIEEKPDMNDVPMEDNQEEEKTVRQDLNESSKDSGLNLNANDVDVDSENNSKGAEPLEE, encoded by the exons ATGGAAGGAGTAGGAGGAGGACGGTTAGGAAGATCCTCGACTCGTTACGGAGGACCGGCGACGGTGTTCACAGGGCCGGTGAggaagtggaagaagaagtgggtTCACGTCTCTCCCTCCGCCAAGAAACACAACAATCACTCCTCCTCCGCTGCTAATGGATCATCATCGCAGTTGCTTCTCTTCAAGTGGGCGCCATTGTCTCagaacaacgaagaagaagatggtcaAAGCGAGAGTCTTTCTCCGAGCGAGGACTCCGCACTAGATCCTCCGCGGCGGCGCAGATTCAAATTCGTTCCG ATCGCACTACTTGAAGAGCAGAAGAACCAAGTTACAGAAACTGAGGATGATGATaaggttgaagaagaagaagaagacgaaaaggctgaggaagaggagaagaaagaaattGAGCAAGACGCAAGTGCAGCAGAGCCAAGCGAGAAGAAAGCACAAATTGAGGAAAAACCAGACATGAATGATGTTCCTATGGAAGATAATCAG GAGGAAGAAAAAACAGTGCGACAAGATCTGAACGAAAGCAGTAAGGATTCGGGACTCAACTTGAACGCAAACGATGTAGATGTAGATTCTGAAAACAATTCCAAAGGGGCCGAGCCATTAGAAGAGTGA